The Triticum aestivum cultivar Chinese Spring chromosome 3A, IWGSC CS RefSeq v2.1, whole genome shotgun sequence genome includes a region encoding these proteins:
- the LOC123058016 gene encoding uncharacterized protein, with protein sequence MASMAPGFLLNPAIFSTRAMDLHVHRLASASIRQGKGPRRSPVTGPGHPDALCPRAPSDLLPLCQASPAGHRSRGPSSSARSPASASSLLQRRTSSAVLLTASPDPPPTSSTGYAMLPVLRPSPYRCTAVGQASPLLRLNREENASASVRSGRPRVDRARCHNDRAWASSSLAPAQSFLQQVRPSTKAQSQLPSPSRPSSARACRPNLAGADESVQMTQANSRRSSMKILSFVLFCSS encoded by the exons ATGGCGTCCATGGCGCCCGGGTTCCTCCTCAACCCTGCCATCTTCAGCACCCGCGCCATGGATCTCCATGTCCACCGGCTCGCCTCCGCTTCGATCCGGCAGGGAAAGGGACCCCGGCGATCTCCCGTGACCGGACCCGGCCACCCCGACGCCCTATGCCCTCGGGCCCCATCGGACCTCCTTCCTCTGTGCCAAGCATCGCCGGCCGGCCATCGAAGCCGCGGGCCAAGCTCCTCTGCTCGCTCGCCTGCATCCGCCTCGTCCCTGCTCCAGAGAAGGACGAGCAGCGCCGTGCTGTTGACTGCATCGCCAGATCCGCCGCCCACGTCCTCGACTGGATACGCCATGCTCCCCGTCCTCCGCCCAAGTCCCTACCGATGCACCGCCGTTGGCCAAGCCTCACCTCTGCTTCGCTTGAACAGGGAGGAGAACGCCTCTGCCTCTGTTCGCTCAGGCCGCCCTCGCGTTGACCGGGCACGATGCCACAACGACCGCGCGTGGGCCTCATCTTCCCTCGCCCCGGCCCAGAGCTTCCTCCAGCAAGTCCGGCCCAGCACCAAGGCGCAGTCCCAGCTCCCTTCGCCCTCGAGGCCCAGCTCCGCACGCGCCtgcaggcccaat cttgcaggtgccgatgagtccgtgcagatgacgcaagcaaactcaaggaggagctcgatgaagatcttgtcctttgtgttgttctgttctagttaa